One Belonocnema kinseyi isolate 2016_QV_RU_SX_M_011 chromosome 6, B_treatae_v1, whole genome shotgun sequence genomic region harbors:
- the LOC117174269 gene encoding delta(24)-sterol reductase-like: MTDILLEHIMTNYRWVFVIFFLLPLSFIFEIFNYGRNWIVFNLSTAPRQHRKKVKEVQKQVRKWKESGEQQLMCTARPSWQTMSFRQGTYKSSMFNININLVDVLEVNVENKYVQVEPLVTMGQLSATLDRLGWTIPVTPELDDLTVGGLVMGTGIESSSHKFGLFQHICRAFEIVLCDGSVVKCSKENDSDLFYAIPWSHGTLGFLVSVEIDIISAQKFIELEYQPVTSLTEAVDVFKRQTFAKENNQFVEGLMFSKEKGVIMTGNMVSKVEEDLVNPIGRWYKPWFFTHVEKKLREGSRIEYIPLRDYYHRHTRSLFWELQDIIPFGNNFIFRYLFGWLMPPKVSLLKLTQTKAIKKLYENNHVLQDMLVPIDHLKESILKFHEVVQVYPLWLCPFKLTPDPGFVHSRTNKQDMYVDVGVYGTPKVKNFNPVKVTREIEDFVHSVKGYQMLYADTYRTKEEFEAMFDHTLYKKMREKLQCKNAFPDVYGKVNKSVRT; encoded by the exons ATGACGGACATATTATTGGAACATATTATGACAAATTATAGATgggttttcgtcattttttttctACTGCCCCTTTCCTtcattttcgaaatcttcaactATGGGAGAAACTGgatcgtttttaatttaagtacAGCTCCTAGGCAgcatagaaaaaaagttaaagaagTGCAGAAACAA GTGCGAAAATGGAAAGAAAGTGGCGAACAACAATTGATGTGCACTGCTCGTCCCAGTTGGCAAACTATGAGCTTTCGTCAAGGCACATACAAATCGTCAAtgtttaatataaacattaatttgGTCGACGTACTCGAAGTGAACGTTGAAAACAAA taTGTTCAAGTCGAACCTTTGGTTACAATGGGACAACTTTCTGCTACACTGGATCGTTTAGGATGGACAATTCCAGTGACTCCAGAACTTGACGACTTGACCGTGG GAGGATTAGTAATGGGTACTGGAATCGAGTCTAGTTCCCACAAATTTGGCCTTTTCCAACACATTTGTCGAGCCTTCGAAATTGTACTTTGTGATGGGTCAGTAGTAAAATGTTCAAAGGAAAACGATTCCGATCTTTTTTACGCTATTCCCTGGTCTCATGGCACTCTTGGGTTTCTGGTCTCTGTTGAAATAGACATTATATCAGCCCAAAAATTCATAGAACTGGAATATCAACCAGTCACATCTTTAACAGAGGCTGTCGATGTTTTTAAAAGACAGACATTTGCAAAGGAAAATAATCAATTCGTTGAGGGTCTTATGTTCTCTAAAGAAAAAGGAGTCATCATGACTG GAAATATGGTTTCAAAAGTAGAGGAGGATTTAGTAAATCCGATTGGACGGTGGTACAAGCCTTGGTTTTTCACccatgtagaaaaaaaattgagggAAGGTTCCAGGATCGAATACATTCCATTGAGAGATTATTATCATCGCCATACGAGATCCTTATTTTGGGAGCTTCAAGATATTATTCCTTtcggaaataattttatatttcgataTCTTTTCGGATGGCTGATGCCGCCTAAAGTTTCTCTATTGAAATTGACGCAAACTAAAGCTATTAAAAAGCTGTACGAAAATAATCACGTTTTGCAGGATATGCTTGTGCCAATCGATCATCTGAaagaaagtattttgaaatttcacgaaGTGGTCCAG GTTTATCCCTTGTGGCTTTGTCCTTTCAAGTTGACTCCAGATCCAGGATTTGTTCATTCGAGGACAAATAAACAAGATATGTACGTTGATGTCGGTGTCTATGGAACaccaaaagtaaagaattttaatcCAGTGAAAGTAACTAgagaaattgaagattttgttCATAGTGTCAAAGGATATCAAATGCTTTATGCAGATACTTATAGGACTAAAGAAGAATTTGAAGCAATGTTTGATCATActctctacaaaaaaatgaggGAAAAGTTACAATGTAAGAATGCTTTCCCTGACGTTTACGGAAAAGTTAATAAAAGTGTTCGAACCTGA